From Nguyenibacter vanlangensis, one genomic window encodes:
- a CDS encoding hydantoinase/oxoprolinase family protein, whose amino-acid sequence MSPPSSVRLAADIGGTFTDIVLETPQGRRTRKVLTTPAAPEDGVMTGIGLVLADAGLDFSDVAVFVHGTTLATNAIIERRGARTMLVGTEGFRDILEIGTESRFDQYDIMIRKPVPLVARPHRFAVPERMDALGRVQRPLDEAAVRALVPHLRAAGAEAIAIAFLHAYANPAHERRARDLLAEALPEVPISISSAVCPEIREYERTSTTVANAYVQPLMAGYLGRLRQALDGRAFGGALYLVTSGGGLTSLEAARQFPVRLVESGPAGGAIFAAQCAGQLSEGRVLSFDMGGTTAKICLIERGQPASSRFFEVDRTARFMKGSGLPLRIPVIEMVEIGAGGGSIAHLDAMRRVVVGPESASSVPGPACYGLGGTRPAVTDADLVLGLLQPEGFAGGGMTLRPERAAAALDAAIGGPLGLSPEMAAHAVYEIVCETMASAARVHAAERGAVIGTHTMIAFGGAAPLHAGRVAEKLGVRRLVVPANAGVGSAVGFLAAPVSFELVRSHPARLDAQFDGAAVSALLDQMTATARGMVQDDARAASLTVRRGAFMRYVGQGHEIAVTLPDGPLDQAALPAMRAAFEAEYARQFARIIPGAPVEILNWSVTVSTRAEQPAPFPPTPARRPVAAARTRLLFDGGRDRMVELAVHARAEMRPGDAVAGPALIVEQETTTYVPARFDAHIDGGGNIVMDMKETA is encoded by the coding sequence ATGTCCCCCCCATCATCCGTTCGCCTGGCGGCCGATATCGGCGGCACCTTTACCGACATCGTGCTGGAAACGCCGCAGGGGCGCCGGACGCGCAAGGTCCTGACCACGCCCGCCGCGCCCGAGGACGGGGTGATGACCGGCATCGGCCTGGTGCTGGCCGATGCCGGGCTCGATTTTTCCGATGTCGCGGTCTTCGTGCACGGCACGACGCTGGCGACCAATGCGATCATCGAGCGGCGCGGCGCGCGGACGATGCTGGTCGGTACCGAGGGATTCCGGGACATTCTGGAAATCGGCACGGAAAGCCGGTTCGACCAGTACGACATCATGATCCGCAAGCCCGTGCCGCTGGTGGCGCGGCCTCACCGCTTTGCCGTGCCCGAACGCATGGATGCCCTGGGGCGCGTGCAACGCCCGCTGGACGAGGCGGCGGTGCGCGCCCTGGTGCCGCATCTGCGCGCCGCCGGGGCCGAGGCGATCGCGATCGCCTTTCTGCACGCCTATGCCAATCCGGCGCACGAGCGCCGGGCCCGCGACCTGCTGGCCGAGGCGCTGCCCGAGGTGCCGATTTCGATTTCCAGCGCGGTCTGCCCGGAAATACGCGAATATGAGCGGACCTCGACCACCGTGGCCAACGCCTATGTCCAGCCGCTGATGGCCGGCTATCTGGGCCGGCTGCGCCAGGCGCTGGACGGGCGCGCCTTCGGGGGCGCGCTCTATCTGGTGACCTCGGGCGGGGGGCTGACGTCGCTCGAGGCCGCGCGGCAATTTCCGGTGCGGCTGGTGGAATCCGGCCCGGCCGGCGGGGCGATCTTCGCCGCGCAATGCGCCGGGCAATTGTCGGAGGGGCGGGTCCTGTCCTTCGACATGGGGGGCACCACCGCCAAGATCTGCCTGATCGAACGGGGGCAGCCGGCCTCCTCGCGTTTCTTCGAGGTGGATCGCACCGCGCGCTTCATGAAAGGATCGGGCCTGCCGCTGCGGATTCCGGTGATCGAGATGGTCGAGATCGGCGCGGGGGGCGGGTCGATCGCGCATCTGGACGCGATGCGGCGGGTTGTGGTCGGGCCGGAAAGCGCCTCTTCGGTGCCGGGGCCGGCCTGTTACGGACTGGGCGGCACGCGGCCGGCGGTGACCGATGCCGACCTGGTTCTGGGGCTGCTCCAGCCCGAAGGGTTCGCTGGCGGCGGCATGACCCTGCGGCCCGAACGGGCGGCGGCGGCGCTGGATGCGGCGATCGGCGGCCCGCTGGGCCTGTCGCCCGAGATGGCGGCCCATGCGGTCTACGAGATCGTGTGCGAGACCATGGCCAGCGCGGCCCGGGTCCATGCCGCCGAGCGCGGGGCGGTGATCGGCACCCATACCATGATCGCCTTCGGCGGCGCCGCGCCGCTGCATGCCGGACGCGTGGCCGAGAAGCTAGGGGTGCGGCGGCTGGTCGTGCCGGCCAATGCCGGGGTGGGATCGGCGGTGGGATTCCTGGCCGCGCCGGTCTCGTTCGAACTGGTGCGGTCCCACCCCGCGCGGCTGGATGCGCAGTTCGACGGGGCGGCCGTGTCCGCATTGCTGGACCAGATGACCGCGACCGCGCGCGGCATGGTGCAGGATGACGCGCGCGCCGCGTCGCTGACGGTGCGGCGCGGGGCCTTCATGCGCTATGTCGGGCAGGGGCATGAAATCGCCGTGACGCTGCCCGACGGCCCGCTGGACCAGGCCGCGCTGCCGGCCATGCGCGCGGCGTTCGAGGCCGAATATGCCCGCCAGTTCGCACGGATCATTCCCGGCGCGCCGGTGGAAATCCTGAACTGGTCGGTCACGGTGTCGACCCGGGCGGAGCAGCCCGCGCCCTTCCCGCCCACGCCGGCCCGCCGGCCGGTCGCGGCGGCGCGCACCCGCCTGCTGTTCGATGGCGGCCGGGACCGCATGGTTGAACTGGCGGTCCATGCGCGCGCCGAAATGCGGCCGGGCGACGCGGTCGCGGGGCCGGCGCTGATCGTCGAGCAGGAAACCACGACCTACGTCCCGGCGCGGTTCGATGCCCATATCGACGGCGGCGGCAATATCGTGATGGACATGAAGGAGACGGCGTGA
- a CDS encoding winged helix DNA-binding protein, whose protein sequence is MTKTKSPRRMTDDHAADSRATATERAFIVSSSHLASPGHEDLSEFEFALTVVNHAFQRWVVRGMAAAGLPDLSPLDALVLHSANHRHRQKSISDLMFTLNLSERHSLNYAMKKLDRLGLIARRRDGKEVFVGTTDKGRAVCEEYARIRRICLLELIPPDRSPGGSRIGDVAKALRVLTGFYEQASRSASSL, encoded by the coding sequence ATGACCAAGACGAAATCCCCCCGGCGCATGACGGACGACCACGCGGCGGATTCGCGCGCCACGGCCACGGAACGCGCCTTCATCGTCTCGTCCTCGCATCTCGCCAGTCCGGGCCATGAGGATCTCAGCGAATTCGAATTCGCGCTGACGGTGGTCAATCACGCCTTCCAGCGCTGGGTGGTGCGGGGCATGGCGGCGGCGGGGCTGCCCGATCTCTCGCCGCTGGATGCGCTGGTCCTGCACAGCGCCAATCACCGCCACCGGCAGAAAAGCATCTCGGACCTGATGTTCACGCTCAATCTGTCCGAACGCCATTCCCTCAACTACGCGATGAAGAAGCTCGACCGGCTGGGCCTGATCGCCCGCCGGCGCGACGGCAAGGAGGTCTTCGTCGGCACGACCGACAAGGGCCGCGCGGTGTGCGAGGAATATGCCCGCATCCGCCGGATCTGCCTGCTGGAACTGATCCCGCCCGACCGCAGCCCGGGCGGCAGCAGGATCGGCGACGTCGCGAAAGCCCTTCGCGTGCTGACGGGCTTTTACGAACAGGCCTCGCGCTCGGCCTCCTCGCTCTGA
- the accC gene encoding acetyl-CoA carboxylase biotin carboxylase subunit yields the protein MAEIRTVLIANRGEVALRIARACRLLGLRSVGVYSEADAGLAHLRLVDERICIGPAAASHSYLDGARILRAAALTGADAIHPGYGFLSESADFAAAVERAGLVLVGPSAAIMRMMGDKIAAKRQMRRSGVPCLPGSDGALPDDMAAAQRLCDALGYPLIVKAAGGGGGRGMRVVHRAGALREAVETARQEAGRAFGNASVYAERFLQHPRHVEIQVLADRAGHAVWLGARDCSVQRRHQKLVEEAPPVGIAPGRIAELGAACVRACLDMGYEGAGTFEFLYEDGEFFFIEMNTRLQVEHPVTEMTTGIDIVRAQLRIAAGQPLGLTQADIATRGHAIECRINAEDPLHFVPSPGLVRAWHPPGGPGVRVDTHLHAGYRVPPQYDSLVAKLIVHGADRADALARMRAALDEMAIEGIATTAPFHRRLMETEDFRTGGVGVHYLESLDLETMTPRKDAP from the coding sequence ATGGCTGAGATCCGCACCGTCCTGATCGCCAACCGGGGCGAAGTCGCCCTGCGCATCGCCCGGGCTTGCCGCCTGCTGGGACTGCGCAGCGTGGGGGTCTATTCCGAGGCGGATGCCGGGCTGGCGCATCTGCGCCTGGTGGATGAGCGGATCTGCATCGGGCCGGCGGCGGCGTCGCACAGCTATCTGGACGGGGCGCGCATCCTGCGGGCGGCGGCGCTGACCGGGGCGGATGCGATCCATCCGGGCTATGGCTTTCTGTCGGAAAGCGCCGATTTCGCCGCCGCGGTCGAACGGGCGGGCCTGGTGCTGGTGGGGCCGTCCGCCGCGATCATGCGCATGATGGGTGACAAGATCGCGGCCAAACGGCAGATGCGGCGGTCGGGCGTGCCGTGCCTGCCCGGGTCGGACGGCGCGCTGCCGGACGACATGGCGGCGGCCCAGCGCCTGTGCGACGCGCTGGGCTATCCGCTGATCGTCAAGGCGGCAGGCGGCGGCGGCGGACGGGGCATGCGGGTGGTGCATCGGGCCGGGGCGCTGCGCGAAGCGGTCGAGACCGCGCGGCAAGAGGCCGGCCGGGCCTTCGGAAACGCGTCGGTCTATGCCGAGCGGTTTCTGCAGCATCCGCGCCATGTCGAAATCCAGGTGCTGGCCGACAGGGCGGGGCATGCCGTCTGGCTGGGGGCGCGGGATTGCTCGGTCCAGCGGCGGCACCAGAAACTGGTCGAGGAAGCGCCCCCGGTCGGGATCGCCCCCGGGCGGATCGCCGAACTGGGCGCGGCCTGTGTCCGGGCCTGCCTGGACATGGGGTACGAAGGGGCGGGAACCTTCGAATTCCTGTATGAGGACGGGGAATTTTTCTTCATCGAGATGAATACCCGCCTGCAGGTCGAGCATCCGGTGACCGAGATGACGACCGGCATCGATATCGTGCGCGCGCAGTTGCGCATCGCGGCCGGGCAGCCGCTTGGACTCACGCAGGCGGATATCGCGACGCGGGGGCATGCGATCGAATGCCGGATCAATGCCGAGGACCCGCTGCATTTCGTCCCCAGCCCCGGCCTGGTGCGGGCCTGGCATCCCCCGGGGGGACCGGGGGTGCGGGTGGATACGCATCTCCATGCGGGGTACCGCGTGCCGCCGCAGTACGATTCGCTGGTCGCCAAGCTGATCGTTCATGGGGCCGACCGGGCCGACGCGCTGGCACGCATGCGCGCGGCGCTGGACGAAATGGCGATCGAAGGGATCGCCACCACCGCGCCGTTCCATCGCCGCCTGATGGAAACCGAGGATTTCCGGACCGGCGGGGTCGGCGTCCATTACCTGGAGTCACTGGATCTGGAGACGATGACGCCACGGAAGGACGCGCCATGA
- a CDS encoding biotin/lipoyl-containing protein, with translation MMLTLEQIEALMARMRALGIAELEYRHGDQQIRLVRDDDATAPHPPPLAPPPAATRNGMGDKPAATPEVIAATMYGQFYAAPAPDAAPFVGVGDRVAAGQPLYVLDVMKTLTRIEAEFACIIRETLCANGQAVEPGTPLFAITRLDEARNG, from the coding sequence ATGATGCTGACGCTGGAGCAGATCGAGGCGCTGATGGCCCGGATGCGCGCGCTGGGCATCGCCGAGCTGGAATACCGGCATGGCGACCAGCAGATCCGCCTGGTGCGGGACGACGACGCGACCGCTCCACATCCCCCGCCGCTGGCTCCGCCGCCGGCCGCGACGCGGAACGGGATGGGGGATAAGCCCGCCGCCACGCCCGAGGTGATCGCCGCGACGATGTATGGGCAGTTCTATGCCGCGCCCGCCCCGGATGCCGCGCCCTTCGTCGGCGTGGGGGACAGGGTCGCGGCGGGGCAGCCGCTCTATGTCCTGGACGTGATGAAGACGCTGACGCGGATCGAGGCGGAATTCGCCTGCATAATCCGCGAGACGCTGTGCGCGAACGGACAGGCGGTCGAGCCGGGCACGCCGCTATTTGCCATCACGCGGCTGGATGAGGCGCGGAATGGCTGA
- a CDS encoding 5-oxoprolinase subunit PxpA yields the protein MTGRKTIDLNADLGESFGQYTIGNDAAMLDVVTSANVACGFHGGDPEVMAATFALARAKGVAAGAHPGFPDLWGFGRRVMPFSTGEIERIVAYQVGAARALAAYAGHRMTYVKAHGALGNLTERDPAVAEAVIEAVRRVDPALPVVAIALSHLERIGRARGMTIFSEIFADRAYTEDGHLVPRKEPGAVLHDAAFAADRVVRMVRAGAIETVSGRMLPTQIDTICVHGDNAESVTVARLTRARLEAAGIALRALT from the coding sequence ATGACCGGACGCAAGACGATCGACCTGAATGCCGACCTGGGCGAGAGCTTCGGCCAGTATACGATCGGCAACGACGCGGCGATGCTGGATGTCGTGACCTCGGCCAACGTGGCATGCGGGTTCCATGGCGGCGACCCGGAAGTGATGGCCGCGACCTTTGCCCTGGCGCGCGCGAAGGGGGTCGCGGCCGGGGCGCATCCGGGCTTTCCGGACCTGTGGGGGTTCGGGCGGCGGGTCATGCCGTTTTCCACCGGCGAGATCGAGCGGATCGTCGCCTATCAGGTCGGCGCGGCGCGGGCGCTGGCGGCCTATGCCGGACACCGCATGACCTATGTGAAGGCGCATGGCGCGCTGGGCAACCTGACCGAGCGCGACCCGGCGGTGGCCGAGGCGGTGATCGAGGCGGTACGGCGCGTCGATCCGGCGCTGCCGGTGGTGGCGATCGCGCTGAGCCATCTGGAGCGGATCGGCCGCGCGCGGGGCATGACGATCTTTTCCGAGATCTTCGCCGACCGGGCCTATACCGAGGACGGGCACCTGGTGCCGCGCAAGGAACCGGGCGCCGTGCTGCATGACGCGGCGTTCGCCGCCGACCGGGTGGTGCGCATGGTGCGGGCGGGCGCGATCGAGACCGTGTCGGGCCGGATGCTGCCGACGCAGATCGATACGATCTGCGTGCATGGCGACAACGCCGAATCCGTCACGGTGGCGCGCCTGACACGTGCGCGGCTGGAAGCGGCGGGCATCGCCCTGCGCGCGCTGACCTGA
- a CDS encoding biotin-dependent carboxyltransferase family protein translates to MIEILTGSALNTIQDQGRPRAMTLGVARGGAMDGPALACGNMLLGNPTGDRTGDRTSDRTSDSGEPAGAAGIEIAFFPFRVRFLAALAFAVTGARGPVRLDGLALPPDWACWAAPGQVLEIGPPAEGCRTYLALAGGIDVPLVLGARATDLKGGFGGLEGRALQRGDVLRCGPAAEPGPPRCGWGLAERCPLPDAGETRVRVLPAAEFGDFTAAARHAFLAETWRVTPSANRMGYRLEGEPLALQRAMSLFSHGIVPGTVQVPPAGQPIVQMADANTCGGYPKIATVIAPDLRLLAQTPVNGRIRFVEASRAEAVAALRDAAARQARRQAEFAALRHMPIPA, encoded by the coding sequence ATGATCGAGATCCTGACCGGGTCGGCGCTGAACACCATCCAGGACCAGGGGCGGCCGCGCGCCATGACCCTGGGCGTGGCGCGCGGCGGGGCGATGGACGGGCCGGCCCTGGCCTGCGGCAACATGCTGCTGGGCAATCCGACAGGCGATCGGACAGGCGATCGGACAAGCGATCGGACAAGCGATTCTGGCGAACCGGCGGGCGCGGCGGGGATCGAGATCGCGTTCTTTCCCTTCCGGGTGCGCTTCCTGGCCGCGCTGGCCTTTGCCGTAACGGGCGCGCGCGGGCCGGTACGGCTGGACGGCCTGGCGCTCCCGCCCGACTGGGCGTGCTGGGCGGCGCCCGGACAGGTGCTGGAGATCGGTCCCCCGGCGGAAGGATGCCGCACTTACCTGGCGCTGGCGGGGGGGATCGACGTGCCCCTGGTGCTGGGCGCGCGGGCCACCGATCTCAAGGGCGGTTTTGGCGGGCTGGAGGGGCGGGCGCTGCAGCGGGGCGACGTGCTGCGCTGCGGGCCGGCGGCGGAGCCGGGGCCGCCGCGCTGCGGCTGGGGCCTGGCGGAACGCTGCCCGCTGCCCGATGCTGGGGAAACGCGGGTGCGGGTGCTGCCGGCCGCCGAATTCGGCGATTTCACCGCGGCGGCGCGGCACGCATTCCTCGCCGAAACCTGGCGGGTCACGCCCAGCGCCAACCGCATGGGCTATCGGCTTGAGGGCGAACCCCTGGCCCTGCAACGGGCGATGAGCCTGTTTTCGCACGGGATCGTGCCGGGCACGGTGCAGGTGCCGCCGGCCGGGCAGCCGATCGTGCAGATGGCCGACGCCAATACCTGCGGCGGCTATCCGAAGATCGCGACCGTGATCGCGCCCGATCTGCGCCTGCTGGCGCAGACGCCGGTGAACGGGCGCATCCGCTTCGTCGAGGCCAGCCGGGCCGAGGCGGTCGCGGCCCTGCGGGACGCGGCGGCGCGCCAGGCCCGGCGACAGGCGGAATTCGCCGCTCTGCGCCACATGCCGATCCCGGCGTAA
- the pxpB gene encoding 5-oxoprolinase subunit PxpB — protein sequence MTARLSMAGTGAVLLDVAHGAFDPAAQRRVWAAARALAADPAVVQAVPGVNNLLVTFDALRTEPDYVEQRVRACWQAASPEPVPARLVEIPVTYGGAFGEDLKLVAAHAGLSEDETIALHLAGEYSVAAIGAMPGFAYLTGLDPRLAIPRRDTPRLTVARGAVMVGGGHAGVMPCTAPSGWHIIGRTDAVLFDAARAEPGLLRIGDRVRFTQAG from the coding sequence GTGACGGCGCGGCTCAGCATGGCCGGCACGGGGGCCGTGCTGCTGGACGTGGCCCACGGCGCGTTCGACCCGGCGGCGCAGCGCCGCGTCTGGGCGGCGGCGCGGGCGCTGGCGGCCGATCCGGCGGTGGTGCAGGCGGTGCCGGGGGTCAATAACCTGCTGGTGACGTTCGATGCGCTTCGGACCGAGCCCGACTATGTCGAACAACGGGTCCGCGCATGCTGGCAGGCGGCATCGCCCGAGCCGGTGCCGGCGCGCCTGGTGGAAATCCCGGTCACCTATGGCGGCGCGTTCGGCGAGGACCTGAAACTGGTGGCGGCGCATGCCGGCCTCTCGGAAGACGAGACGATCGCGCTGCACCTTGCGGGGGAATACAGCGTGGCGGCCATCGGGGCGATGCCGGGCTTTGCCTACCTGACCGGGCTGGACCCGCGTCTGGCGATCCCGCGCCGCGACACGCCGCGCCTGACGGTGGCGCGCGGGGCGGTGATGGTGGGCGGCGGCCATGCGGGCGTGATGCCGTGTACCGCGCCGTCGGGCTGGCACATCATCGGGCGCACCGACGCGGTGCTGTTCGATGCGGCGCGCGCCGAACCTGGACTGTTGCGGATCGGCGACCGCGTGCGTTTCACGCAGGCCGGGTGA
- a CDS encoding MFS transporter, whose amino-acid sequence MQHPAQILVRPDAVRDPATARPFRFVIYALTVAMCVICYGDRAALSAGMPAIAREFGLTSGEIGWVLSSFLWSYFILNLPSAILLDRLGVRRVGALAVALWSLAMILGGLAAGIAAFIATRVLLGIGEAPTFSLGNKVVRAWAPPTERGVMMTAFVCGIPIGLAGGAAAGAWLIAHFGWRPAFGMLGALGLVWSVCWWFIHPEQHPGQHPQPYRDPSPARRGTLSVPVLFGSSSFWGVVIAQCCANYANFLLMSWLPLILRQVLHLGMVQAGAYTAYCYCGAAVISITAGKLGERLMAGRSLAHGARRKVVCAYLILAALMGLLPLCGTAGTIIPLLAVSMAFVAAGTGANMALLADLVIEHDILGAVTGLTLTFSNGLGILAPIMTGYLLQATGNFHGVFYITAGIILCGAAAAWAMPRRMFHARRQGDGA is encoded by the coding sequence TTGCAGCACCCCGCACAGATCCTCGTCCGTCCCGATGCCGTCCGCGACCCGGCCACGGCGCGGCCGTTCCGCTTCGTGATCTATGCGCTGACGGTGGCGATGTGCGTGATCTGCTATGGCGATCGGGCGGCGCTGTCGGCGGGCATGCCGGCGATCGCGCGGGAATTCGGCCTGACATCGGGCGAGATCGGCTGGGTCCTGTCCAGTTTCCTGTGGTCCTATTTCATCCTGAACCTGCCCAGCGCGATCCTGCTGGACCGGCTGGGCGTGCGGCGGGTCGGCGCGCTGGCGGTGGCGCTGTGGTCGCTGGCGATGATCCTGGGCGGGCTGGCGGCCGGGATTGCGGCCTTCATCGCCACCCGCGTGCTGCTGGGCATCGGCGAGGCGCCGACCTTCTCGCTGGGCAACAAGGTCGTGCGGGCCTGGGCGCCGCCGACCGAGCGCGGCGTGATGATGACGGCCTTCGTCTGCGGGATTCCGATCGGGCTGGCCGGCGGGGCGGCTGCGGGGGCGTGGCTGATCGCCCATTTCGGCTGGCGCCCGGCCTTCGGCATGCTGGGGGCGCTTGGGCTGGTCTGGTCGGTGTGCTGGTGGTTCATCCATCCCGAGCAGCACCCCGGGCAGCATCCGCAGCCGTACCGGGACCCGTCGCCGGCGCGGCGCGGAACCCTGTCGGTGCCCGTGCTGTTCGGCTCGTCCAGTTTCTGGGGCGTGGTGATTGCGCAATGCTGCGCCAATTACGCGAATTTCCTGCTGATGTCCTGGCTGCCGCTGATCCTGCGGCAGGTGCTGCATCTGGGCATGGTGCAGGCAGGCGCCTATACGGCCTATTGCTATTGCGGCGCGGCGGTGATCTCGATCACCGCGGGCAAGCTCGGCGAGCGGCTGATGGCCGGCCGGTCGCTGGCCCACGGCGCGCGGCGCAAGGTGGTGTGCGCCTATCTGATCCTGGCGGCGCTGATGGGGCTGCTGCCGCTGTGCGGGACGGCAGGCACGATCATTCCGCTGCTGGCGGTGTCGATGGCCTTCGTGGCGGCGGGGACCGGCGCCAACATGGCGCTGCTGGCGGACCTGGTCATCGAGCACGACATTCTGGGCGCGGTGACCGGGCTGACCCTGACCTTCAGCAACGGGCTGGGAATCCTGGCGCCGATCATGACCGGCTATCTGCTGCAGGCCACCGGCAATTTCCACGGCGTGTTCTACATCACCGCCGGGATCATCCTGTGCGGGGCCGCCGCCGCCTGGGCGATGCCGCGCCGCATGTTCCATGCGCGCCGGCAGGGGGACGGGGCGTGA
- a CDS encoding TonB-dependent receptor plug domain-containing protein, producing MQSPAMQSPARPRHTPLLPAARAEEVSVTAAAAPGDSVLSTATRQHSTMQVTVISGAQLMATGQTNVMSALAQASAAITAPPQPGVGNNAFVQTMQLRGQSADDTLILVNGHRRHIGANFNANAGPNWGTEPVDISLIPISAIDHIEVITEGASALYGQDALAGAVNIVLKQKTHGGLVNLQNSGYYAGDGQGLNGYGDYAFALGRNGGYLDLAAQVTHQQPTNRTGLFVGQLYPVGNPLNATASRDVQRILGIPKSTMETLSETMSLPLDRNASLYSTSTFGHRRVDVAETYRSAANSLTNSTLWPYGAIPYIFMDQYDFETDNGIKAEKFGFAWDLYANYGRDDQAYSTVHSNNITLGDASPRDFRDGSAITGQFSTGLRGSRLFHTALLPRPVALRFGGEYRRDTFQMTEGETASWIGLGATDHAGNVPMAATQRGRDVYDGNVNLDLYATRNWEWTLGGRAVSYTHLATVETGSIGTRYNFNRNWAIRAGVNSGYRPPTLGQTYYFYSAPFATYSVDQLPNSSPAAKALGAGSIKGEYSTSYSIGIDATPLENWHLTGNLYYISINDRLASTTTLGGPEVARILEASGLHNVTYASYYTNPVNTHTYGGDIETGYTLHTNASGTFRFDFSFNYSDNEIRSDNRTPPVLSAMGLSSFNTYAAEMLLHSAPKNRENLSVGWTFGKWNLFVQEQRFGSTIFLASPTSPPVAQNPAFLTNLSVSYQIMPRWTVTAGANNLGNKYPTRVPPPIIKSLFNAYKYSYYSPYGFNGGMYYVQTAFTF from the coding sequence ATGCAATCCCCGGCCATGCAATCCCCGGCACGGCCGCGCCACACGCCCCTGTTGCCGGCGGCGCGGGCCGAGGAAGTCAGCGTGACCGCGGCGGCGGCGCCGGGGGATTCGGTGCTGTCGACCGCGACCCGGCAGCACAGCACGATGCAGGTGACGGTGATATCCGGCGCGCAATTGATGGCGACGGGGCAGACGAACGTGATGAGCGCGCTGGCCCAGGCCTCGGCCGCGATCACCGCGCCGCCGCAGCCGGGGGTGGGCAACAACGCCTTCGTGCAGACCATGCAGTTGCGCGGCCAGTCGGCGGACGACACGCTGATCCTGGTCAACGGACACCGGCGGCATATCGGGGCGAATTTCAACGCCAATGCTGGGCCGAACTGGGGCACCGAGCCGGTCGACATCTCGCTGATCCCGATCTCCGCCATCGACCATATCGAGGTCATAACCGAGGGCGCGTCGGCCCTGTACGGCCAGGACGCGCTGGCGGGCGCGGTCAATATCGTGCTGAAGCAGAAGACCCATGGCGGGTTGGTCAACCTGCAGAACAGCGGCTATTACGCCGGGGACGGCCAGGGGCTGAACGGATACGGCGACTATGCCTTCGCGTTGGGCAGGAACGGCGGCTATCTGGATCTGGCGGCGCAGGTGACGCACCAGCAGCCCACCAACCGCACCGGGCTGTTCGTCGGGCAGCTCTATCCCGTCGGCAACCCGCTGAACGCGACGGCCAGCCGCGACGTGCAGCGCATCCTGGGGATTCCGAAATCCACCATGGAGACGCTGAGCGAGACCATGTCGCTCCCGCTGGACCGCAATGCCAGCCTGTACAGCACCTCCACCTTCGGCCATCGGCGGGTGGATGTGGCCGAGACCTATCGCAGCGCGGCCAACAGCCTGACCAACAGCACGCTGTGGCCGTACGGGGCGATTCCGTACATCTTCATGGACCAGTACGATTTCGAGACGGATAACGGGATCAAGGCCGAGAAATTCGGCTTCGCCTGGGACCTGTATGCCAATTACGGCCGCGACGACCAGGCCTATTCCACCGTGCACAGCAACAACATCACGCTGGGCGACGCCAGTCCACGGGATTTCCGCGACGGCAGCGCGATCACCGGGCAATTCTCGACCGGGCTGCGCGGGTCGCGGCTGTTCCACACCGCGCTGCTGCCCCGGCCGGTCGCCCTGCGCTTCGGCGGGGAATATCGCCGCGACACGTTCCAGATGACCGAGGGCGAAACCGCGTCCTGGATCGGGCTGGGGGCGACGGACCATGCCGGCAACGTGCCGATGGCCGCGACCCAGCGCGGGCGCGACGTCTATGACGGCAACGTCAATCTCGATCTGTACGCCACGCGGAACTGGGAATGGACATTGGGCGGCCGGGCCGTCAGCTATACCCACCTGGCAACGGTCGAGACCGGGTCGATCGGCACGCGCTATAATTTCAACCGCAACTGGGCGATCCGCGCCGGCGTCAATTCCGGCTATCGCCCGCCCACCCTGGGACAGACCTACTATTTCTACAGCGCGCCGTTCGCGACCTATTCGGTCGACCAGTTGCCCAACAGCAGCCCGGCCGCCAAGGCGCTGGGCGCGGGCAGCATCAAGGGCGAATATTCGACCAGCTACAGTATCGGGATCGACGCCACGCCGCTGGAAAACTGGCACCTGACGGGCAATCTGTACTATATCTCCATCAATGACCGGCTGGCCAGCACGACCACGCTGGGCGGCCCGGAGGTGGCGCGGATCCTGGAGGCGTCGGGGCTGCATAACGTCACCTATGCCTCGTACTACACCAACCCGGTGAACACGCACACCTATGGCGGGGACATCGAGACCGGTTACACCCTGCACACAAACGCCTCGGGCACGTTCCGCTTCGATTTCAGCTTCAATTATTCGGACAACGAGATCCGCAGCGACAACAGGACGCCCCCGGTGCTCAGCGCGATGGGGCTGAGCAGCTTCAACACCTATGCCGCGGAGATGCTGCTGCATTCCGCGCCGAAGAACCGCGAAAACCTGTCGGTCGGCTGGACTTTCGGCAAATGGAACCTCTTCGTCCAGGAGCAGCGATTCGGCTCGACGATCTTCCTGGCCAGCCCGACCTCGCCGCCCGTGGCGCAGAATCCGGCGTTCCTGACCAATCTTTCGGTCAGCTACCAGATCATGCCGCGCTGGACGGTAACGGCGGGGGCCAACAATCTGGGAAACAAATACCCGACCCGCGTTCCGCCGCCGATCATCAAATCCTTGTTCAACGCCTATAAATATTCGTACTATTCGCCATACGGGTTCAATGGCGGCATGTATTATGTGCAGACGGCCTTCACCTTCTGA